A portion of the Cryptomeria japonica chromosome 5, Sugi_1.0, whole genome shotgun sequence genome contains these proteins:
- the LOC131876085 gene encoding protein SQS1-like: protein MEEGETSKEKASSSKKRKSVPGLEIEEIVKESSEMETDDSNDEDSWKDEELGNEEESGDNEPSHEIPILSECPGKDNSHLMEEVDLKDNKETEMNFEKEMNKDFEKDLTKDRDSED, encoded by the coding sequence ATGGAAGAGGGTgaaaccagcaaggagaaggcgtcctccagcaaaaaaaggaaaagtgttcCTGGGCTGGAAATAGAGGAAATAGTTAAGGAAAGCAGTGAAATGGAGACGGACGACTCCAACGATGAAGACAGCTGGAAAGACGAGGAGttgggcaatgaggaagaaagtggggaTAATGAGCCTAGTCATGAAATCCCTATCCTCAGCGAATGCCCTGGTAAGGataatagccatctgatggaagaagtggaTCTGAAGGATAACAAGGAAACCGAAATGAATTtcgagaaggaaatgaacaaagatttTGAGAAGGACTTGACTAAGGACAGGGATAGCGAGGATTAA